From the genome of Ignavibacteriales bacterium, one region includes:
- a CDS encoding three-Cys-motif partner protein TcmP, which produces MATPKETLWEIEPHTLAKHKILENYLKAWYPIISKYNDKLNYIDGFSGPGRYSKGEPGSPLIVIDVIRNHITEYKKEINILCIEERIDRVEHLNGEIKKIDLPSNIHVNVIMGKFHEVIGFLLEKLDSENKLLAPTFVFIDPFGFSGIPFSVVRRLLSIPKVEVLITFMVDSINRFIDTYGAGDHINEAFGSDEASRIVSFSANRIKDLQNLYQKQLEGLVDFVRYFEMCDKNDKTIYYLFFASKNKLGHLKMKEAMWKVDAEGDYKFSDATDQHQVILFRKDNFDLLLQEIKTKFSSQKIDVIEVRKYVQEATPFIDKHLTGALKLGEESSIITVETLKKDGSKRKKGTFPDGTIIIFGK; this is translated from the coding sequence ATGGCAACACCGAAAGAAACTTTATGGGAAATCGAACCACACACCTTAGCTAAGCACAAAATTTTAGAAAATTATTTGAAGGCCTGGTATCCAATAATCAGTAAATATAATGATAAGTTAAACTATATAGATGGATTCTCTGGACCAGGTAGATACTCAAAAGGCGAACCAGGCTCCCCTTTAATAGTAATAGATGTAATAAGGAACCATATTACTGAATATAAAAAAGAAATAAATATTTTATGTATTGAAGAACGAATTGATAGAGTTGAACATTTGAATGGGGAAATAAAAAAAATTGATTTACCGAGTAACATTCATGTGAATGTTATCATGGGAAAATTTCATGAAGTCATTGGATTTTTATTAGAAAAATTAGATTCTGAAAATAAATTATTAGCACCGACATTCGTATTTATTGATCCATTTGGATTTTCCGGAATTCCATTTAGCGTTGTAAGGAGATTGTTGAGTATTCCAAAAGTGGAAGTCCTGATAACTTTTATGGTTGACTCTATTAATAGATTTATTGACACATATGGGGCAGGAGACCATATTAATGAGGCTTTTGGAAGTGATGAGGCAAGTAGAATTGTTTCCTTTTCCGCTAATAGAATTAAGGATCTCCAAAATCTTTATCAGAAACAATTAGAAGGGTTGGTTGATTTTGTAAGATATTTTGAAATGTGTGATAAAAATGATAAGACGATATACTATTTATTTTTTGCTTCGAAAAACAAACTGGGTCATTTAAAAATGAAAGAGGCGATGTGGAAAGTTGATGCTGAAGGAGATTATAAATTCTCTGATGCTACAGATCAGCACCAAGTAATACTATTTAGGAAAGACAATTTTGATTTATTACTTCAAGAAATAAAAACGAAATTTTCATCACAAAAAATTGATGTAATCGAAGTAAGAAAATATGTACAAGAGGCGACACCTTTCATTGACAAACATCTGACTGGTGCATTGAAACTGGGAGAAGAATCCTCTATAATTACTGTTGAAACTTTGAAAAAAGATGGGAGTAAAAGAAAAAAAGGAACATTCCCAGACGGGACAATAATTATTTTTGGAAAGTAG
- a CDS encoding PhoH family protein — MAKIYPKTFVLDTNVILHDPTCINHFQENNIIIPLSVIEELDHFKRGNQVINLNAREFARTLDSIAGNEVFNGGVPLGKGKGKVRIVITKGLSAEIHDVFREDNVDHRVLSAAVEVSKENKGKSKTILVSKDVNLRMKAKALGIPAEDYSTDRVTNVEELYSGKTIIEDFDDDVLQKLYQPPFEVVSKQIIKKNKIEAVPNKYFIMRNSSRSVLASLNNEMDKFKRVDKQFVYGIKPRNAEQTFAVDALCNSDIPLVSMTGKAGTGKTLLALACALQVRKNYRQIYIARPVVPLSNKDLGFLPGDVESKLAPYMQPLWDNLKIIQDQFPETDKNHQTINALLKDEKLVIEPLSYIRGRSLQRIYFIVDEAQNLTPHEIKTIITRAGEGAKIVLTGDIYQIDHPYLDSQSNGLSYLIDHFMGQKLYAHINLEKGERSELAELASNLL, encoded by the coding sequence ATGGCAAAAATTTACCCGAAGACTTTTGTCCTCGACACAAACGTCATCCTTCATGATCCAACTTGTATTAATCACTTTCAAGAAAACAATATTATTATTCCTCTTTCCGTAATTGAAGAACTTGATCACTTCAAGCGCGGGAATCAAGTTATAAATCTTAATGCCCGGGAGTTTGCCAGGACGCTTGATTCAATTGCCGGCAATGAAGTTTTCAATGGCGGTGTTCCGCTGGGAAAAGGAAAAGGAAAAGTAAGAATTGTAATAACGAAAGGACTCTCGGCTGAAATTCATGACGTATTCCGGGAAGACAATGTTGATCACCGGGTTTTAAGTGCCGCAGTAGAAGTATCAAAGGAAAATAAGGGAAAAAGTAAAACAATACTTGTAAGCAAAGATGTCAATCTCAGAATGAAGGCTAAAGCGCTCGGAATTCCGGCAGAAGACTACTCAACCGATCGCGTTACAAATGTTGAAGAACTTTACAGCGGTAAAACTATCATCGAAGATTTTGATGACGATGTATTGCAAAAACTTTATCAGCCGCCATTCGAAGTCGTCTCAAAACAGATTATAAAGAAAAATAAAATTGAAGCTGTTCCCAATAAATATTTTATAATGCGTAATTCATCTCGGTCGGTGCTTGCATCACTTAATAACGAAATGGATAAGTTTAAACGCGTTGATAAACAATTTGTTTACGGAATTAAACCTCGCAACGCAGAACAAACATTTGCCGTAGACGCTCTTTGCAATTCCGATATACCGCTTGTTTCTATGACCGGCAAAGCGGGCACCGGAAAAACATTGCTGGCACTTGCATGTGCGCTTCAAGTAAGAAAAAATTACCGTCAGATTTACATTGCGCGCCCGGTTGTTCCATTGAGTAATAAAGATTTGGGATTTCTTCCGGGTGATGTGGAGAGTAAGCTCGCTCCTTACATGCAGCCTCTTTGGGATAATTTAAAAATCATTCAAGATCAATTTCCGGAAACCGATAAAAATCATCAGACCATTAACGCATTACTCAAAGATGAAAAACTTGTTATTGAACCGTTGAGCTATATACGCGGAAGAAGTTTGCAGAGAATTTATTTCATTGTTGATGAAGCACAAAACCTTACACCGCATGAAATAAAAACAATAATTACTCGTGCCGGCGAAGGTGCAAAGATTGTATTAACCGGGGATATCTATCAGATTGATCATCCGTATCTTGATTCACAATCAAACGGTCTTTCATATTTGATTGATCATTTTATGGGTCAAAAACTTTACGCTCATATTAATCTTGAAAAAGGAGAACGTTCTGAATTGGCGGAATTAGCCAGCAATCTTTTATAA
- a CDS encoding phage Gp37/Gp68 family protein, whose translation MALKSSIEWTESTWNPVTGCNKISPGCKFCYAERMAKRLKAMGSENYQNGFKLTLQEHALELPLTWKKPQTIFVNSMSDLFHKDVPINFLLNTFEVMNKASWHRFQVLTKRSDILLKLDPIIPWSENIWMGVSVENQDYTYRIDHLRETNADTKFLSIEPLIGPINSLDLTNINWVIVGGESGPGARPMEESWVLRIRDICKESKVPFFFKQWGGVNKKKNGRLLKGKTWSQMPKLKKAA comes from the coding sequence ATGGCACTCAAATCATCAATAGAATGGACAGAATCAACATGGAACCCGGTTACCGGATGCAATAAAATAAGTCCGGGTTGTAAGTTTTGTTATGCTGAGAGAATGGCAAAGCGGCTCAAAGCTATGGGCTCAGAAAATTACCAAAATGGTTTTAAGCTAACACTTCAAGAACACGCTCTCGAACTGCCGCTTACTTGGAAAAAACCGCAAACGATTTTTGTTAATTCAATGAGTGATCTTTTCCACAAAGATGTACCAATTAATTTTTTATTGAACACTTTTGAAGTTATGAACAAAGCGAGCTGGCACCGCTTTCAGGTTTTAACAAAGCGTTCCGATATTTTACTGAAACTTGATCCGATAATTCCGTGGAGTGAAAATATATGGATGGGTGTCAGTGTGGAAAATCAAGATTACACTTATAGAATAGATCATCTTCGAGAAACTAATGCAGATACAAAATTTTTGTCTATTGAACCATTAATAGGTCCAATTAATAGCCTCGACCTTACAAATATTAATTGGGTAATAGTCGGTGGAGAATCTGGTCCCGGTGCTCGTCCTATGGAAGAGAGTTGGGTTTTAAGAATTAGAGATATTTGTAAAGAATCCAAAGTACCATTCTTCTTTAAGCAATGGGGCGGAGTCAATAAAAAGAAAAATGGAAGACTCCTTAAAGGTAAAACTTGGAGTCAAATGCCTAAATTGAAAAAAGCAGCATAA
- a CDS encoding methylated-DNA--[protein]-cysteine S-methyltransferase: MNTLINQQTLPSIIEMERAYKKSDGTYDGIFYLAVRSTGIFCRPSCSARKPLPQNVEYFPSAREAVFAGYRPCKRCRPLEAHGTPPDWVSKLLSIIETDPTARYNDQFLRSIEIDPARARRYFLKNYGMTFQAYCRGRRLGISFEQIKNGIDLDDVALGHGYESHSGFRDAFVKTFGKPPGKSKTSDCILTAWIESPMGPLVTAATDKGICLLEFSDRRMLDAQFTTLRKLFKSPIVPGENKHIILLRKELKKYFEGTLKQFTVPIVFPGSQFQQKVWNELLKIPSGKTVSYEEIAIKVGTPKAQRAVGHANGLNRIAIVIPCHRVVNKNGNLGGYGGGLWRKQRLLELEKQVKE; this comes from the coding sequence ATGAACACTTTAATTAACCAACAGACACTTCCCTCTATAATAGAGATGGAAAGAGCATATAAAAAAAGCGACGGAACTTACGACGGGATTTTTTATCTCGCTGTCAGAAGCACAGGAATATTCTGCCGTCCTTCATGTTCTGCAAGAAAACCATTACCACAGAATGTTGAATATTTTCCTTCAGCGCGTGAAGCCGTATTCGCGGGATACCGTCCGTGTAAAAGATGCCGTCCGTTGGAAGCGCATGGGACACCGCCGGATTGGGTTTCAAAACTACTCAGTATAATTGAGACCGATCCTACCGCGCGATATAATGACCAGTTTCTCCGTTCAATTGAAATTGATCCGGCTCGTGCGCGAAGATATTTTTTGAAAAACTACGGAATGACTTTTCAAGCATATTGCCGAGGAAGACGGTTGGGAATTTCTTTCGAGCAAATTAAAAACGGAATAGATCTTGATGATGTAGCACTTGGACACGGGTATGAATCACACAGCGGATTCCGAGACGCATTTGTAAAAACTTTCGGCAAACCTCCGGGAAAAAGTAAAACTAGCGATTGTATCTTAACCGCTTGGATTGAGAGTCCAATGGGACCATTGGTAACGGCTGCAACCGATAAGGGAATTTGTCTTTTAGAGTTTTCTGACAGAAGAATGCTTGATGCTCAATTTACTACATTGAGAAAATTATTCAAGTCTCCGATCGTTCCTGGAGAGAACAAACACATTATTCTTCTCCGCAAAGAATTGAAAAAATATTTTGAAGGAACTCTTAAACAATTTACCGTGCCGATTGTATTTCCCGGAAGCCAATTCCAGCAGAAAGTATGGAATGAGTTATTAAAAATCCCATCCGGAAAAACTGTTTCTTACGAGGAGATCGCAATAAAGGTCGGAACTCCAAAAGCTCAACGTGCAGTTGGGCATGCAAACGGGTTAAACAGAATCGCTATTGTTATTCCTTGTCACCGCGTAGTTAATAAGAATGGAAATCTCGGCGGATACGGCGGAGGACTCTGGCGTAAGCAGCGATTGCTTGAACTTGAGAAGCAAGTTAAAGAGTGA
- a CDS encoding DUF5723 family protein → MKAYKIIFVIAFVFTLKIFPQASGSIGIADARSAAMGKTSVTSSFGLRAIGSNPANLFSDSLKHVEFVISFPLPNLSGSVGTNFMTIDEYNYFFGTKTKDAEGKNVGRYLTDADKSRLKNLFADGGAVTSDIQLQYFAISIKPSNAFGTISFSMGDVFSSNVTIPKGLVSIALDGNPVNQLYNFNDTKLKAWWLRKYSLSYARSINILPVFQKISVGVSFNIIQGFAYVGTEHVNTQLTTGAGNIITGKGDFLAYAAFSPDFNVKYDFDKSTTVKKDFNFTPFPTPAGNGLGLDFGLNAKLNDVWSFGFSITDIGSVKWNKNAAQYSSNSPIYLDDLSSQSQRDSLVKALVGKDNGKYISEFTTQLATALHLGASMQLNNLLLAFDYNQGFNDQPRNSKKPRVSVGADWVLGFFALRTGLSFGGFDKFNWGLGCGFDFGFLEMNFGTPDFESVVVPNSAKRVTVAIDSRWKF, encoded by the coding sequence ATGAAAGCGTATAAAATAATTTTTGTTATCGCATTCGTATTTACTTTGAAAATATTTCCACAGGCAAGCGGCTCAATCGGGATAGCGGATGCACGTTCTGCGGCAATGGGAAAGACAAGCGTAACTTCATCATTCGGATTACGCGCGATCGGTAGTAATCCAGCGAATTTATTCAGCGATTCTTTAAAGCACGTAGAATTTGTTATTTCGTTTCCGCTTCCAAATCTATCGGGAAGTGTCGGAACAAATTTTATGACAATTGATGAATACAATTATTTTTTCGGAACTAAAACAAAAGACGCAGAAGGAAAGAATGTAGGTAGATATTTAACCGATGCCGATAAGAGCAGATTGAAAAACTTATTCGCCGACGGCGGAGCGGTAACAAGCGATATTCAATTACAATATTTTGCAATCTCCATTAAACCAAGCAATGCATTCGGAACAATTTCATTCTCAATGGGAGATGTTTTTTCTTCAAACGTAACTATTCCTAAAGGACTAGTATCCATTGCTTTAGATGGAAATCCAGTAAATCAACTTTATAATTTTAACGATACCAAATTAAAAGCGTGGTGGCTTCGTAAATACTCTCTCTCTTACGCGCGCAGCATAAACATATTACCGGTATTTCAAAAAATTTCTGTCGGAGTTTCATTCAATATAATTCAAGGTTTTGCTTATGTTGGAACCGAGCATGTAAATACTCAATTAACAACCGGTGCGGGAAATATTATAACGGGTAAGGGAGATTTTTTAGCATATGCCGCATTCTCGCCGGACTTCAATGTGAAATATGACTTCGATAAAAGCACAACTGTAAAAAAAGATTTTAATTTTACCCCATTCCCAACTCCGGCTGGAAACGGTTTGGGACTTGATTTTGGATTGAATGCAAAATTGAATGATGTCTGGTCTTTCGGTTTTTCAATTACAGATATTGGAAGTGTTAAATGGAATAAAAACGCCGCTCAATATTCATCCAACTCGCCTATCTATTTAGATGATCTTTCAAGCCAAAGTCAGCGCGACTCTTTGGTGAAAGCGCTCGTTGGAAAAGATAATGGAAAATATATAAGCGAATTCACCACACAGCTTGCGACTGCTCTGCATCTCGGTGCTTCAATGCAGCTTAATAATTTATTGCTGGCTTTTGATTACAATCAAGGATTTAATGATCAGCCGCGCAACTCCAAAAAACCAAGAGTATCAGTTGGTGCAGATTGGGTTTTAGGATTTTTTGCATTGAGAACTGGTCTTTCATTCGGTGGATTTGATAAATTCAATTGGGGATTGGGTTGCGGATTTGATTTCGGATTTCTCGAAATGAATTTCGGAACACCGGATTTTGAATCTGTTGTAGTTCCAAATTCCGCAAAGAGAGTTACAGTTGCAATTGATTCGAGGTGGAAATTTTAA
- the gatD gene encoding Glu-tRNA(Gln) amidotransferase subunit GatD: MADDNYKGYRGNALSVLKNFDALVWSDVEITTTKGNYKGIILPRSETADPFHIVIKMPIGYNIGVAADLVTDIKINGRKEAHYKIPEKEFPYEPNKPRVKLLGTGGTIASRLDYRTGAVIPAFSPGELYGSVPELADYCNLETEKLYGVFSENMGPDQWKGTAEAIGREIEKGVDGIVIGHGTDTMHHTAAVLSFMVQNSPVPIVMVGSQRSSDRPSSDAALNLMHSVKTAAESDIAEVMVCMFGPTSDYYGLLHRGTRVRKMHSSYRSTFRTIGDIPIAKVSRDEITPLRQDYKRRRKDRNVKINTAFEEKVSIVYYYPNMKPDIIESLIDNDYKGIVIAGTGLGHVNKPLYPALKRAHEKGISIYMTVQTLWGYVQMYVYDTGRDMMELGVIPGENMLPEVAYMKLCWALGQTTDQQKVKEIMLTSIAGEITEREPSNGYLIYQGGLPEVEEFISKYVK, translated from the coding sequence ATGGCAGATGATAATTACAAAGGTTACCGGGGGAATGCACTTTCGGTTTTAAAAAATTTTGATGCGCTTGTATGGAGCGATGTTGAAATAACAACTACGAAAGGAAATTACAAAGGCATTATACTTCCCCGTTCGGAAACAGCAGATCCCTTTCACATTGTTATTAAAATGCCGATCGGTTATAACATTGGTGTTGCGGCGGATTTGGTAACTGATATAAAAATCAATGGAAGAAAAGAAGCACATTATAAAATTCCGGAAAAGGAGTTTCCATACGAGCCAAATAAACCAAGAGTAAAACTACTCGGAACCGGCGGTACAATTGCAAGCCGTTTGGATTATAGAACCGGCGCAGTTATTCCAGCTTTCTCTCCCGGAGAACTTTACGGCTCTGTACCGGAACTTGCAGATTATTGCAATCTGGAAACAGAAAAACTATACGGCGTCTTCAGTGAGAATATGGGACCCGATCAATGGAAAGGAACTGCAGAGGCGATTGGAAGAGAAATTGAAAAAGGCGTTGATGGAATTGTAATTGGTCATGGAACGGATACGATGCATCACACGGCAGCGGTTCTTTCGTTTATGGTACAAAATTCTCCAGTGCCAATTGTTATGGTTGGTTCGCAAAGATCGAGCGACCGTCCTTCATCAGATGCCGCGCTGAATTTAATGCACAGCGTTAAGACCGCAGCGGAGAGCGATATTGCGGAAGTTATGGTTTGTATGTTCGGACCGACATCGGATTATTACGGATTGCTTCATAGAGGGACCCGCGTTCGAAAGATGCATTCTAGTTATCGCTCTACGTTCAGAACTATCGGTGATATCCCGATTGCAAAAGTAAGTAGAGATGAAATCACTCCACTTCGACAAGATTACAAACGCCGGCGTAAAGACCGGAATGTAAAAATCAATACAGCATTCGAAGAGAAAGTAAGCATTGTTTATTATTATCCTAACATGAAGCCGGATATAATTGAGTCACTTATTGATAATGACTATAAAGGAATTGTAATTGCAGGTACCGGATTAGGTCATGTAAACAAACCGCTCTACCCCGCGCTCAAACGCGCTCATGAAAAAGGAATTTCAATTTATATGACCGTGCAAACACTTTGGGGTTATGTACAAATGTATGTTTATGATACCGGTCGCGATATGATGGAACTCGGTGTAATTCCCGGAGAAAATATGCTGCCGGAGGTTGCTTATATGAAATTGTGCTGGGCATTGGGACAAACAACCGATCAGCAAAAAGTAAAAGAGATTATGCTCACATCGATTGCCGGAGAGATTACAGAACGTGAGCCGAGCAACGGTTATTTAATTTACCAGGGCGGCTTGCCGGAAGTGGAAGAATTTATTTCAAAATACGTGAAATGA
- the gatE gene encoding Glu-tRNA(Gln) amidotransferase subunit GatE: MKDFLFKSFEEMTDKDYETVGFKSGLEIHQQLLTTKKLFCRCPAGKYSERYDAEILRHMRPTLSELGEYDGTALMEFKTKKDILYRINRESVCTYEMDDTPPFLINDDALDIALRCGILFDCSIVDELHIARKQYLDGSIPTGFQRTAIFALDGKIPYKNRQIDIVQMSIEEDSCREVSDAGHLRVYRTDRLGMPLIETVTGPNMRTPVEVAEVAEICADLVRSTGNVRRGIGAAREDVNVSVEGGTRIEIKGVPKIGRIPHLTYNEAMRQWNLLRLREELHKRGITKETFDSKVGDITRIVKKAHYQPIRTATEQGMVVKCVVLGKFAGLLRWQTQTDTYFSKEISDRVRVIACLTNIPNIIHSDSKGDTLTSADWQNIKRAVGAVDDDTMILVWGSEIDTEMASKEIIIRAREATIGVPSETRQALRDGTNGFERILPGADRMYPDTDLPPTRITEERLKKLRVNLPEQFWKREKWYRELKIPEDTIRPLSISKFAKLFKSLVNDWNIDPTLAAVVLIQFPKRLKKKGVNVKILDEEIMREIFKSYKDKLLSRDGILIAMKKSIEKGNFYQELLPRQISAVELEEVISETNDELTKEKLFNNEKRKEVLLGSVMSKVRMIVEGKIVAEKLK, encoded by the coding sequence ATGAAAGATTTTTTATTTAAATCATTTGAAGAGATGACCGATAAGGATTATGAAACTGTTGGTTTCAAATCTGGACTTGAAATTCATCAACAATTACTAACGACAAAAAAACTTTTCTGCAGATGTCCCGCCGGAAAATACAGCGAGAGATATGATGCGGAAATTTTACGTCATATGCGCCCAACTCTTTCTGAACTCGGCGAATATGACGGCACCGCATTGATGGAATTCAAGACAAAAAAAGATATTCTTTACCGTATCAACCGGGAAAGTGTTTGTACTTATGAAATGGACGATACCCCTCCCTTTTTAATTAATGATGACGCTTTGGATATTGCCTTACGGTGCGGAATATTGTTTGATTGTTCAATCGTCGATGAATTGCATATCGCAAGAAAACAATATTTAGACGGAAGTATTCCAACCGGATTTCAGCGTACCGCAATCTTTGCTCTCGATGGAAAAATTCCATACAAGAATAGACAAATAGATATTGTGCAAATGTCAATCGAAGAAGATTCGTGCCGTGAGGTTTCAGATGCCGGACATTTACGGGTTTACAGAACCGACCGGCTTGGTATGCCGCTCATTGAAACTGTAACCGGACCGAATATGCGCACTCCAGTTGAAGTTGCTGAAGTTGCGGAGATCTGCGCAGATCTTGTTCGAAGTACCGGAAATGTTAGACGCGGTATCGGCGCCGCCCGCGAAGATGTGAACGTGAGTGTTGAAGGCGGAACACGAATTGAAATTAAAGGCGTACCGAAGATTGGAAGAATTCCGCATCTTACTTACAACGAAGCAATGCGCCAATGGAATCTCTTACGTTTGCGTGAAGAACTCCACAAAAGAGGAATTACTAAAGAAACATTCGATTCAAAAGTCGGCGACATAACACGAATCGTTAAAAAAGCTCACTACCAACCGATCAGAACTGCAACCGAACAAGGAATGGTTGTCAAGTGTGTTGTGCTGGGGAAATTTGCCGGACTGCTTCGCTGGCAGACACAAACGGATACTTATTTCTCAAAAGAAATTTCTGACCGAGTGAGAGTTATTGCTTGCTTAACAAATATTCCAAACATTATTCACTCCGATAGCAAGGGCGATACATTAACTTCTGCAGATTGGCAGAACATTAAGCGAGCCGTTGGTGCCGTTGATGATGACACTATGATTCTTGTTTGGGGAAGTGAAATTGACACGGAGATGGCATCAAAAGAAATTATCATTCGCGCGAGAGAAGCTACCATTGGTGTTCCCTCGGAAACACGGCAAGCACTGCGTGATGGAACTAACGGCTTCGAAAGAATTTTACCCGGCGCAGACAGAATGTATCCCGATACCGATTTGCCGCCCACAAGAATTACTGAAGAGCGATTGAAAAAACTTCGAGTAAATCTTCCTGAACAATTTTGGAAAAGAGAAAAATGGTACCGGGAACTTAAGATTCCGGAAGACACAATTCGTCCTCTTTCAATTTCAAAATTTGCAAAACTGTTCAAGTCGTTGGTGAATGATTGGAATATTGATCCGACATTAGCCGCGGTTGTATTAATACAGTTTCCGAAACGGTTGAAAAAGAAAGGCGTCAATGTTAAAATTCTTGATGAAGAAATTATGAGGGAAATTTTCAAATCGTATAAAGATAAATTGCTCTCACGTGATGGAATTCTAATTGCAATGAAGAAATCAATTGAGAAAGGGAATTTTTATCAGGAGTTATTACCAAGACAAATATCAGCAGTGGAACTCGAAGAAGTTATTTCCGAAACAAATGATGAACTGACCAAAGAAAAATTGTTTAATAATGAAAAACGAAAAGAAGTCTTACTCGGTTCGGTGATGAGCAAAGTTCGGATGATTGTTGAAGGAAAAATCGTAGCTGAAAAATTAAAATAA